A genomic stretch from Anaerohalosphaeraceae bacterium includes:
- the pnp gene encoding polyribonucleotide nucleotidyltransferase gives MFSIHRVEKMIGGKMLSLETGQIARQAHGAVVAQIGQTMVLSTVVSAEQRSEDIDYFPLNVEYREKYSAAGRFPGGFIKREGRPTTKEILTARMIDRPIRPLFPDGYFNEVQIIATVLSADPLYDPDVLAMIASSAALAISKIPFLGPVGACRLSRVDGKYIFFPTYDEREKSDFNLVLAGRREAVNMIEVDAKQIPEEQAADAIAQAHQVVRQVCDLIDELAARCGQEKEMTVSELDPQLVAEITEKTSTAYRQAYQIHGKSERKLALEQIAEQIVAEYVVPENAEPRATLRDVKRILEKVQRTEVRKLLLEGKRPDGRRFTELRPISCQVGLLPRSHGSALFTRGETQALVTCTLGTGRDEQTIDGLTEEYAQSFMLHYNFPPFCVGEVRPVRGPSRREIGHGALAEKALEQVKPKEEDFPYTIKIVSDITESNGSSSMASVCGGTLALMDAGVPILKPVAGISIGLVTEGSRYELLTDIIGDEDHYGDMDFKIAGTDTGITAIQLDIKAEGLPHEIMVAAMERARQARLQILEIMKQTIEKPRPALSPYAPKIITIKIDPEYIGKVIGPSGKMVKSIQEQTGSLIEIEEDGTISISCVGGDGHLVARDIIEAMTTPPQVGRIYRNAKVVAAKDFGVFVEITPGVEGLCHISELSDGYVKNVQDVCKVGDTIDVKLISIDEQGRFKLSRKAVLQEKGISEKK, from the coding sequence ATGTTCTCAATACATCGAGTCGAAAAAATGATTGGCGGGAAGATGCTCTCGCTGGAGACCGGGCAAATCGCCCGCCAAGCTCATGGAGCAGTGGTTGCCCAAATTGGTCAAACAATGGTTTTATCTACCGTTGTTTCAGCGGAACAGCGTTCGGAGGATATTGACTATTTTCCTTTGAATGTGGAGTATCGGGAAAAATACAGTGCAGCCGGCCGGTTTCCGGGGGGATTCATCAAAAGAGAGGGAAGACCTACGACGAAGGAAATCCTGACCGCCCGGATGATTGACCGACCCATCCGACCTCTTTTTCCGGACGGGTATTTCAATGAGGTTCAGATTATTGCAACAGTTCTCAGTGCGGATCCTCTTTATGACCCGGATGTCTTGGCGATGATTGCCTCCAGTGCCGCTTTGGCTATCAGCAAGATTCCTTTTTTGGGTCCGGTTGGGGCCTGCCGGCTGAGCCGTGTGGACGGCAAATACATCTTTTTCCCCACGTATGATGAACGGGAAAAAAGTGATTTTAATTTGGTTTTGGCCGGCCGACGCGAAGCCGTCAATATGATCGAAGTCGATGCCAAACAGATTCCCGAAGAACAGGCTGCCGATGCAATTGCCCAGGCGCATCAGGTTGTCCGACAGGTGTGCGACCTGATTGATGAACTGGCTGCCCGATGCGGTCAGGAAAAGGAAATGACAGTATCCGAGCTTGATCCGCAGCTTGTAGCGGAGATTACGGAAAAGACCTCGACGGCTTATCGTCAGGCCTACCAGATTCACGGCAAGAGTGAGCGGAAGCTGGCTCTTGAGCAGATTGCCGAGCAGATTGTAGCGGAGTACGTGGTGCCTGAAAATGCTGAGCCCAGGGCGACGCTTCGGGACGTAAAGCGTATTCTCGAGAAGGTCCAGCGGACGGAGGTTCGCAAACTCCTTCTCGAAGGCAAACGTCCCGACGGGCGCCGGTTCACGGAGCTGCGTCCGATTTCCTGTCAGGTGGGTCTTCTGCCCCGTTCCCACGGTTCTGCGCTCTTTACCCGCGGGGAGACCCAGGCGTTGGTAACCTGCACGCTTGGTACAGGCCGGGATGAGCAGACGATTGACGGCCTGACGGAGGAATATGCCCAGAGTTTTATGCTGCATTACAATTTCCCGCCGTTTTGTGTGGGAGAAGTGCGTCCGGTTCGCGGTCCCAGCCGTCGCGAAATCGGGCATGGTGCCCTGGCGGAGAAGGCCCTCGAACAGGTCAAACCCAAAGAAGAAGATTTTCCCTATACCATTAAAATCGTTTCGGACATTACGGAGTCCAACGGTTCCAGTTCAATGGCCTCCGTTTGCGGAGGTACACTGGCTCTGATGGATGCGGGCGTTCCCATTCTGAAGCCGGTGGCGGGCATCTCCATTGGGCTGGTTACGGAAGGAAGCCGGTATGAACTGCTGACTGATATTATCGGGGACGAAGACCATTACGGCGATATGGATTTTAAGATTGCCGGCACGGATACGGGAATTACCGCCATTCAGCTGGATATCAAGGCCGAAGGACTTCCTCACGAGATTATGGTGGCGGCCATGGAGCGGGCTCGCCAGGCACGTCTGCAGATTCTGGAAATTATGAAGCAGACCATTGAGAAACCGCGTCCGGCTCTGAGTCCTTATGCCCCGAAGATTATTACCATTAAGATTGACCCGGAATACATCGGCAAAGTAATTGGTCCTTCCGGCAAGATGGTCAAGAGCATTCAGGAGCAGACGGGCTCTTTGATTGAAATTGAAGAAGACGGGACGATTTCCATCAGCTGTGTCGGCGGAGACGGGCATTTGGTCGCACGGGATATCATTGAAGCGATGACCACGCCGCCGCAGGTCGGGCGGATTTACCGGAATGCCAAAGTTGTGGCCGCCAAGGATTTCGGTGTGTTTGTGGAAATTACCCCGGGCGTGGAAGGACTATGTCATATCAGCGAATTGTCGGACGGATATGTCAAAAATGTCCAGGATGTCTGCAAGGTCGGTGATACCATTGATGTAAAACTGATTTCCATCGATGAACAGGGGCGTTTTAAGCTCAGTCGGAAAGCTGTCCTGCAGGAGAAGGGAATCAGCGAGAAGAAATAA
- the rpsO gene encoding 30S ribosomal protein S15, with product MLTKEMKGKIISDYKTNEKDTGSPEVQIAILTGRINELTEHLKNHPKDHSSRRGLLKMVGTRSSLLKYIRNKDINRYRTIISRLGLRK from the coding sequence ATGTTGACAAAGGAAATGAAGGGAAAAATTATCTCGGATTACAAGACAAACGAGAAAGACACAGGTTCACCGGAAGTGCAAATTGCCATTTTGACAGGCCGGATTAACGAACTTACTGAACACCTGAAAAATCATCCCAAAGACCACTCGTCACGGCGAGGGCTTTTGAAAATGGTTGGAACACGGTCTTCCTTGCTCAAATATATTCGGAACAAGGATATCAACCGGTATCGCACGATCATTTCCCGTCTGGGGCTCCGAAAGTAG